A region from the Chrysoperla carnea chromosome 4, inChrCarn1.1, whole genome shotgun sequence genome encodes:
- the LOC123297794 gene encoding uncharacterized protein LOC123297794 has protein sequence MSFSARVKNLEQDESLMDFADFRGLKLHKFNKTTLALSGKWILLQDFLNMKVNLKLLKKLGNGYIPMSMINLRNQDCCDLVNSPKWQEIFLKDMFDHTDLPNSCHILPGVYKFTNYIPSVPQNMPVGEYRADVTFIQNTNPVAKYKWFITVQ, from the exons ATGAGTTTCTCGGCAagagtaaaaaatttagaacaagATGAGAGTCTAATGGATTTTGCAGATTTTAGAGGCTTGAAATTACACAAATTCAACAAGACAACACTAGCCTTGTCTGGAAAATGGATACTTTTACaagattttttaaacatgaag gTCAACTTAAAATTGCTCAAAAAACTGGGAAATGGATATATTCCAATGTCTATGATTAATTTAAGGAATCAAGATTGTTGTGATTTGGTTAATAGTCCTAAATggcaagaaatatttttaaaagatatgtTCGACCATACTGACCTACCTAATTCTTGCCATATTTTGCCT GGAGTATACAAATTTACTAATTATATACCTTCAGTACCACAAAATATGCCAGTTGGAGAATATCGTGCGGATGTTACTTTTATTCAGAATACAAATCCTGTCGCAAAATATAAATGGTTCATCACGGtacaatga